The following coding sequences lie in one Kribbella sp. NBC_00709 genomic window:
- a CDS encoding NUDIX hydrolase, translating into MPDAGQEELQKHYLQHLAAHADGMWRSCQPEHVTASALVVDGAGTKTLLTLHKTVGRWLQLGGHCEDGDTTLSGAALREATEESGLTDLTINREPLQLSRHLLLAGGCAGAYHLDVQFLVTATTDTEYVVSEESHDLAWFPLDALPPDTDLSVQELAARAGHHLARR; encoded by the coding sequence GTGCCTGATGCCGGGCAGGAGGAGCTGCAGAAGCACTACCTGCAGCATCTGGCGGCGCATGCGGACGGCATGTGGCGGAGTTGCCAGCCGGAGCATGTGACGGCCAGTGCGTTGGTCGTTGACGGCGCCGGGACGAAGACGCTGCTCACACTGCACAAGACGGTTGGGCGATGGCTCCAGCTCGGCGGGCACTGCGAGGACGGCGATACGACCCTGAGCGGCGCGGCACTGCGGGAAGCGACGGAGGAGTCGGGCCTGACAGACCTGACGATCAACCGTGAGCCGCTGCAGCTTTCGCGGCACCTGCTGCTTGCCGGCGGATGCGCGGGGGCCTACCACCTCGACGTACAGTTCCTCGTCACCGCGACGACAGACACGGAGTACGTCGTGAGCGAGGAATCCCATGACCTCGCATGGTTCCCGCTGGATGCGCTCCCACCGGACACGGATCTCTCCGTCCAGGAGCTCGCCGCCCGGGCAGGGCACCACCTCGCGCGTCGCTGA
- a CDS encoding PPA1309 family protein yields MESVGTLPPDALNRAVIEIEKHVSSAGWDQPAQLFALVPTEELLRAEPQLAAQLGADDASQLLTPVAQGEIPGGVEDDNLADALGRIEWPDGVAGCALAIERIVLPASAEAGLSSVESDAQLAQLAGSDPRRHEVRMVAAVLREGARFGAVRLREHDEDSAVLTGTDLVPTLCEVLSLTFEPSVGSRPGDGPGVDGMSDDEEKRP; encoded by the coding sequence ATGGAATCCGTAGGCACGCTGCCTCCTGACGCGCTGAACCGCGCGGTGATCGAGATCGAGAAGCACGTGAGCAGCGCGGGCTGGGACCAGCCCGCGCAGTTGTTCGCGCTGGTCCCGACCGAGGAACTGCTCCGGGCCGAACCGCAGCTGGCCGCCCAGCTCGGTGCCGACGACGCCTCCCAGCTGCTCACCCCGGTCGCCCAGGGCGAGATTCCGGGCGGCGTCGAGGACGACAACCTGGCCGATGCGCTGGGCCGGATCGAGTGGCCGGACGGGGTGGCCGGCTGCGCGCTGGCGATCGAGCGAATCGTGCTCCCGGCATCGGCCGAGGCCGGCCTGTCCAGCGTCGAGTCCGACGCCCAGCTGGCCCAGCTGGCCGGCAGCGATCCGCGCCGGCACGAGGTCCGGATGGTCGCGGCTGTGCTCCGCGAAGGCGCCCGGTTCGGCGCCGTCCGGCTCCGCGAGCACGACGAGGACAGCGCGGTGCTGACCGGCACCGACTTGGTCCCCACGCTGTGCGAAGTACTGTCATTGACATTCGAACCTTCGGTCGGCAGCCGGCCGGGCGATGGTCCTGGGGTCGACGGCATGAGCGACGACGAGGAGAAGCGACCATGA
- a CDS encoding zinc-dependent metalloprotease — MSDEPDNPDNPFKGTPFEAMFQQFSGAAGAGGTPDLNAIFAQVQQLLSGSTDGKPVNWELAKDIARKTVSTAGDRSMTSADGDRVADAVRLAEHWLDEATTLPEVSATSAAWSRAEWVENTLPVWQTIVDPVAEHVAGAMGNALPAEAQQFAGPMAGMLRQLGGSVFGAQVGQGLGELASEVVSSSDIGLPLGPIGQAILLPDNVAKFAEGLGLTDEDVRLYLALREVAHQRLYAGVPWLRQHLLAAVADYAAGIEVDTGKIERAMADIDPQNPEAMQEALAGGLFEPEDSEQQKAALVRLETTLALVEGWVDDVVREATRDRMPAAIQLSETVRRRRAAGGPAEQTFATLVGLQLRPRRLRDAANLWAAVRDARGADGRDNLWSHPDLMPSTADLDDPIGFAQHAGELSNIDITDFLTDEEKNPSDPGSDKDGDGDKPTK; from the coding sequence ATGAGCGACGAACCGGACAACCCGGACAACCCGTTCAAGGGAACGCCGTTCGAGGCCATGTTCCAGCAGTTCTCCGGTGCGGCCGGCGCGGGCGGCACCCCGGACCTGAACGCGATCTTCGCCCAGGTTCAGCAGTTGCTGAGCGGTTCGACCGACGGCAAGCCGGTGAACTGGGAGCTGGCCAAGGACATCGCCCGCAAGACCGTCTCCACCGCCGGAGACCGCTCGATGACGTCCGCCGACGGCGACCGCGTCGCGGACGCGGTCCGGCTTGCCGAGCACTGGCTGGACGAGGCGACCACGCTGCCCGAGGTGTCTGCCACCTCTGCCGCCTGGAGCCGCGCCGAGTGGGTCGAGAACACGCTTCCCGTCTGGCAGACGATCGTCGACCCCGTGGCCGAGCACGTCGCGGGTGCGATGGGCAACGCGCTGCCCGCGGAGGCACAGCAGTTCGCGGGCCCGATGGCCGGGATGCTGCGGCAGCTGGGCGGTTCGGTCTTCGGAGCGCAGGTCGGCCAGGGCCTCGGCGAGCTGGCCAGCGAAGTCGTGAGCTCGTCCGACATCGGACTGCCTCTCGGACCGATCGGCCAGGCGATCCTGCTGCCCGACAACGTCGCGAAGTTCGCGGAGGGGCTCGGGCTGACCGACGAGGACGTTCGGCTGTACCTGGCGCTGCGCGAGGTGGCGCACCAGCGGCTGTATGCCGGTGTGCCGTGGCTGCGCCAGCACCTCCTGGCCGCGGTCGCCGACTACGCGGCCGGGATCGAGGTCGACACCGGCAAGATCGAGCGCGCGATGGCGGATATCGACCCGCAGAATCCCGAGGCCATGCAGGAGGCCCTCGCGGGCGGCCTGTTCGAGCCCGAGGACTCCGAGCAGCAGAAGGCCGCACTCGTCCGGCTCGAGACCACGCTCGCGCTGGTCGAGGGCTGGGTCGACGACGTCGTACGCGAGGCGACCAGGGACCGGATGCCCGCCGCGATCCAGCTGTCCGAGACGGTGCGGCGGCGTAGGGCAGCCGGCGGGCCGGCCGAGCAGACATTCGCCACTCTCGTCGGCCTCCAGCTTCGTCCCCGCCGCCTCCGGGACGCTGCCAACCTCTGGGCGGCCGTTCGCGACGCTCGCGGAGCCGACGGTCGCGACAACCTGTGGTCCCACCCCGACCTGATGCCGAGCACCGCCGACCTGGACGACCCCATCGGCTTCGCCCAGCATGCCGGCGAGCTCTCCAACATCGACATCACCGACTTCCTCACCGACGAAGAAAAGAACCCGTCCGACCCCGGCTCGGACAAGGACGGCGACGGCGACAAACCCACCAAGTAG
- a CDS encoding response regulator transcription factor translates to MNDFVRVVVIDDHTLVRYGLAGLVDQEPDLEIVGDTGQRAEAVGMVLSTRANVVVLDVTPPDHDGLRIARELRNRYAELGIVLLAPEGQDGVLFEALESGVSAFVAKTAPTDEILAAIRHAAVAPTSFTATGLGPAMARRDQSPAQALLSPREAQVLELLGQGLSVRAIAVALSVSVSTAKTYVERLYEKLEVSNRAQAIMTALQRGFIEPKS, encoded by the coding sequence ATGAACGATTTCGTCAGGGTGGTCGTCATCGACGATCACACATTGGTCCGCTACGGCCTCGCCGGCCTGGTCGACCAGGAACCGGATCTGGAGATCGTCGGCGACACCGGCCAGCGCGCCGAAGCGGTCGGCATGGTGCTGTCGACCCGCGCGAACGTCGTCGTACTCGATGTGACCCCGCCCGATCACGACGGCCTGCGGATCGCTCGCGAACTCCGCAACCGGTACGCCGAGCTCGGCATCGTCCTGCTGGCACCGGAAGGGCAGGACGGCGTCCTGTTCGAAGCACTCGAGTCGGGAGTGTCCGCGTTCGTCGCGAAGACCGCGCCGACGGACGAGATCCTGGCGGCGATCCGGCACGCGGCCGTGGCGCCCACGTCGTTCACGGCGACCGGGCTCGGGCCCGCGATGGCTCGCCGCGACCAGTCGCCGGCGCAGGCGCTGCTGAGTCCGCGTGAGGCGCAGGTGCTCGAGTTGCTCGGGCAAGGGTTGTCGGTCCGGGCGATCGCGGTGGCGCTGTCGGTGAGCGTGTCCACGGCGAAGACGTACGTCGAGCGGCTGTACGAGAAGCTCGAGGTGTCGAACCGGGCGCAGGCCATCATGACGGCACTCCAACGGGGCTTCATCGAGCCGAAGTCGTGA
- a CDS encoding YlbL family protein: MTRRTATLVTSIVVLLVSLGLVTAFPVPFVSFSPGPVKDTLGSAKDKPVIEITGHDTFPTSGQLDLTTVSVTSPDRQLTLPQAMRNWLDPHHDLFPRDIIYPPDQSADQVQQQNTAEMTGSQDSAVAAALQAAKVPFHTKVSTVADNTPAQGKLKPGDIILAVDGQTVTQVPQVGDLVRKHKVGENVVFLIRRGTAEQTVELKTAATPGDTSRPMVGISIGVDSKVKVTVNLGQDIGGPSAGTAFALAIYDKLTPGALLAGKHVAGTGTIDALGQVGAIGGIQQKIAGAKNDGATVFLVPAPNCEAALHADVKNIQLVKISTLTDAISALQAVASGKGDVPSCSQ; the protein is encoded by the coding sequence GTGACACGTCGTACCGCCACATTGGTCACCTCGATCGTCGTGCTTCTCGTTTCGCTCGGGCTGGTGACCGCGTTCCCGGTGCCGTTCGTCTCGTTCAGCCCCGGGCCGGTCAAGGACACCCTGGGGTCCGCGAAGGACAAGCCCGTCATCGAGATCACCGGGCACGACACGTTCCCGACCTCGGGCCAGCTCGACCTGACCACGGTGTCGGTCACCTCGCCGGACCGTCAGCTGACGTTGCCGCAGGCCATGCGCAACTGGCTCGACCCGCACCACGACCTGTTCCCGCGCGACATCATCTATCCGCCGGACCAGAGCGCCGACCAGGTCCAGCAGCAGAACACCGCGGAGATGACCGGCTCGCAGGACAGTGCGGTCGCGGCCGCACTGCAGGCGGCGAAGGTCCCGTTCCACACGAAGGTGTCGACGGTCGCGGACAACACTCCGGCGCAGGGCAAGCTGAAGCCCGGCGACATCATCCTGGCGGTGGACGGCCAGACCGTGACCCAGGTCCCGCAGGTCGGCGACCTCGTCCGTAAGCACAAGGTCGGCGAGAACGTCGTCTTCCTGATCCGCCGGGGCACCGCGGAGCAGACCGTCGAACTGAAGACCGCCGCGACCCCCGGGGACACGAGCCGCCCGATGGTCGGGATCTCGATCGGCGTCGACTCGAAGGTCAAGGTCACGGTCAACCTCGGCCAGGACATCGGCGGCCCGAGCGCCGGCACGGCGTTCGCGCTGGCCATCTACGACAAGCTGACTCCGGGTGCCCTGCTGGCGGGCAAGCACGTCGCCGGCACCGGCACGATCGACGCGCTCGGCCAGGTCGGCGCGATCGGCGGCATCCAGCAGAAGATCGCCGGCGCCAAGAACGACGGCGCCACGGTGTTCCTGGTCCCGGCGCCGAACTGTGAAGCCGCACTGCACGCCGACGTGAAGAACATCCAGCTGGTGAAGATCAGCACGCTGACCGACGCGATCAGCGCTCTTCAGGCGGTCGCCAGCGGCAAGGGAGATGTCCCGTCGTGCAGTCAGTGA
- a CDS encoding type II secretion system protein, whose protein sequence is MRERGESLLELVVAIALMGVAVVAVMAGLTTTVLMSDTQRKQATAVTTVRNYAEALQQYVADGHYVPCASSYAVPGFAPPAGFTARVVSGSVQYWTGALWLPLCLPDRGLQRLRVSVASTDGRAAETLDVVLRKPCRLEDPPCG, encoded by the coding sequence ATGCGAGAACGGGGCGAGAGTCTGCTGGAACTGGTCGTCGCGATCGCCCTGATGGGCGTTGCTGTCGTCGCGGTGATGGCCGGGCTGACGACAACGGTGCTGATGTCGGACACCCAGCGCAAGCAGGCCACCGCGGTCACGACGGTGCGCAACTACGCCGAGGCGCTCCAGCAATACGTTGCCGATGGCCACTATGTCCCGTGTGCGTCGTCGTACGCCGTTCCGGGTTTCGCACCGCCGGCCGGGTTCACAGCTCGAGTGGTGAGCGGGTCGGTGCAGTACTGGACCGGGGCGCTGTGGTTGCCGCTCTGCCTGCCGGACCGCGGGCTGCAGCGGTTGCGGGTATCGGTGGCCAGTACTGACGGGCGCGCCGCCGAGACGCTGGACGTCGTACTGCGGAAGCCCTGCCGGCTCGAGGATCCGCCGTGCGGCTGA
- a CDS encoding molybdenum cofactor biosynthesis protein MoaE encodes MNDAIRLLDIRDSPLSSDEVLAAVADPTAGGTAIFIGTVRNHDDEKPVDKLAYEAHPDALEHLRKVAQRICDDPAVTALAAVHRTGDLKIGDAAVIVAVAASHRDVAFVACRRLIDDLKAEVPIWKHQHFTDGGSEWVGAH; translated from the coding sequence ATGAACGACGCGATCAGGCTGCTGGACATACGGGACAGCCCGTTGTCCAGCGACGAGGTGCTGGCGGCTGTCGCTGATCCGACGGCGGGTGGAACCGCGATCTTCATCGGCACTGTGCGCAACCACGACGACGAGAAGCCGGTCGACAAGCTGGCCTACGAGGCGCATCCCGACGCGCTGGAGCACCTGCGGAAGGTTGCGCAGCGTATCTGCGACGACCCCGCAGTGACCGCGCTGGCCGCCGTCCACCGGACCGGGGACCTCAAGATCGGCGACGCGGCGGTGATCGTCGCGGTGGCGGCATCGCACCGCGATGTCGCGTTCGTGGCGTGCCGGCGGCTGATCGACGATCTCAAGGCCGAGGTCCCGATTTGGAAACACCAGCACTTCACCGACGGTGGCAGCGAGTGGGTCGGCGCTCACTGA
- a CDS encoding type II secretion system F family protein: MTRYAYVAAKPDGSTKRGTTRAESREEAELALYERELRNIRLSEKPGLLQLEITARRVKREEVMHLTRQLGAFVGAGLPLTESVHSLGREAENSSVRRMMLEVEDGLRDGERLSDCFDRHPRIFPEFYRGILRSAELSGRLDTALGQLARYLERDLEARRRIKQATIYPAVVAVMSVVTLVVLAGFVLPRFQAFFASLGARLPLPTRILLAITNFLTGWWWALMIGAGVLTLVLVYVLSTTPGRYLRDRLVLAVPVIGPTVQFALVERFCRILSSMVSAGVQLPQALRVATGSLPNRVYRRSLAGVMEAMLQGEGLARPLAATKLFPATAAQMIRVGEDTGTMDAQLEVTAQYYEGELDYKLKKLIGLFEPAVIVLMGGVVGFVAIALVSAMYGIFRQVQG, encoded by the coding sequence ATGACGAGATACGCGTACGTCGCGGCGAAGCCCGACGGGAGCACCAAGCGCGGTACGACGCGGGCGGAGAGCCGTGAGGAGGCCGAGCTGGCGCTGTACGAGCGGGAGCTGCGCAACATCCGGCTGTCCGAGAAGCCCGGCCTGCTGCAGCTCGAGATCACCGCGCGGAGGGTGAAGCGGGAAGAGGTCATGCACCTGACGCGGCAGCTCGGCGCCTTCGTCGGGGCCGGACTGCCGCTGACCGAGTCGGTGCACAGCCTCGGCCGCGAGGCGGAGAACTCGTCGGTCCGCCGGATGATGCTCGAGGTCGAGGACGGCCTCCGCGACGGCGAGCGGTTGTCGGACTGCTTCGACCGGCATCCGCGGATCTTTCCCGAGTTCTACCGCGGCATCCTCCGTTCGGCCGAACTGAGCGGCCGCCTCGACACCGCGCTCGGCCAGCTCGCCCGCTACCTCGAACGCGATCTCGAAGCCCGCCGGCGGATCAAGCAGGCCACCATCTACCCAGCTGTGGTCGCGGTGATGTCGGTGGTGACGCTGGTCGTCCTGGCCGGCTTCGTGCTGCCCCGGTTCCAGGCGTTCTTCGCCAGCCTCGGCGCTCGGCTGCCGCTGCCGACCCGGATCCTGCTGGCCATCACGAACTTCCTCACCGGTTGGTGGTGGGCGCTGATGATCGGCGCCGGCGTACTGACGCTGGTGCTGGTGTACGTGCTCAGTACGACGCCCGGACGCTATCTGCGGGACCGGCTGGTCCTCGCCGTGCCGGTGATCGGGCCGACCGTCCAGTTCGCGCTGGTCGAGCGGTTCTGCCGGATCCTCTCGTCCATGGTCAGTGCTGGCGTCCAACTGCCGCAGGCGTTGCGGGTCGCGACCGGCTCGCTGCCGAACCGCGTCTATCGGCGGTCGCTTGCCGGGGTGATGGAGGCGATGCTGCAGGGGGAGGGTCTCGCCCGGCCGCTCGCGGCCACCAAACTGTTCCCGGCCACGGCGGCCCAGATGATCCGGGTCGGCGAGGACACCGGGACCATGGACGCCCAGCTGGAGGTCACCGCGCAGTACTACGAGGGCGAGCTGGACTACAAGCTGAAGAAGCTGATCGGCCTGTTCGAGCCGGCTGTGATCGTGCTGATGGGTGGAGTGGTCGGCTTCGTGGCGATCGCGCTGGTGTCGGCGATGTACGGGATCTTCCGGCAGGTGCAGGGCTGA
- a CDS encoding PulJ/GspJ family protein, which produces MRLKRTEQGFTLVELLITMTLMGVVTVGLADLVVNALHQMSASSDRLDMAQDAQLGATYFARDVAAVGLRDYGAVAVDGSLPFEPSIQLDAVDSAGGVVCGPVPVAAVRLLSDYWDTSVSPAVRRTAVVAYYVNGAGELHRARCLGPSTTPSSDLRLASNVKPGSLTVTCSSSCDSALLPEGITLRLTMSRPSTGDYEVALSGLRRQS; this is translated from the coding sequence GTGCGGCTGAAGCGCACCGAGCAAGGCTTCACGCTCGTCGAACTGCTGATCACCATGACCCTGATGGGAGTCGTGACGGTCGGTCTGGCTGACCTGGTGGTCAACGCGCTGCACCAGATGAGTGCATCGTCGGACCGACTGGACATGGCACAAGATGCCCAGCTCGGCGCGACGTACTTTGCTCGCGACGTTGCCGCCGTGGGCCTGCGCGACTACGGGGCCGTCGCTGTGGACGGATCGCTGCCGTTCGAGCCGTCGATTCAGCTCGACGCGGTTGACTCCGCGGGCGGTGTGGTTTGTGGCCCCGTCCCGGTCGCTGCGGTTCGGCTGCTGTCGGATTACTGGGATACCTCCGTCTCGCCGGCGGTCCGCCGTACGGCGGTTGTCGCCTACTACGTGAACGGGGCAGGAGAGCTGCACCGAGCACGCTGCCTGGGGCCGAGCACTACGCCGTCGTCTGATCTACGCCTTGCGTCGAACGTGAAGCCAGGGAGCCTCACGGTCACCTGCTCCAGTTCGTGTGACTCCGCTCTGCTTCCAGAAGGCATCACGTTGCGGCTGACGATGTCGAGGCCGTCCACCGGTGACTACGAGGTCGCACTGAGCGGTCTGCGGAGACAGTCGTGA